AGGCGGTGCGACGGCGTGCCTGAGCCGTCGGAGGCGCCCACCTGCCTAGCCTGGGCACGTGAGTGTTTTCGGGCCCGCCGCTGAGGCTGCCGCCCGCCGGGTGTCCGCCGCGGCCGGTCGCGCCTCAGACGCCCCTGCGGCAGAGCGCCTGCCCGGCAGCTTCCTCTCCGCCCTGCATCAGCTGCGCAGCGCCCGACCGCGGGCCGAGGCCCTGGTGGAGGAGGTTCCTGCGCCGGTGAAGCTCGCTCCCTACGCCGTGGCTCTGCGCGCAGAGGTCCTCAACGCGGCGCCTGACCCGGGCAGCTCCGCTCCCCGCCTGCGGCCGGTCAACAATGACGAGGAGACCCTGGCCGTGGGCCGGTTCATCCTCCTGCACGATCCTGCGGGCCAGGAGTCCTGGGGCGGGACCTTCCGAGTGGTCATCTACATCCGGGCGGAGCTGGAGCCGGAGATGGGCAACGACCCGCTGCTGGCTGAGGTCGCCTGGACCTGGCTGTCTGACTCCCTGGCTCAGCACGGCGTCAGGCACAGCGCCGCGGGCGGAACAGCCACCCGGATCCTGTCCGAATCGTTCGGGTCCCTGCGTGCCCGGCAGTCCACCAACGACGTCGAGCTGCGGGCCTCCTGGACACCGGCCGGGGAGGGCTTCGACTCCCACCTGGAGGCATGGGCTGACATGGTCTGCTCCTTCGCGGGGCTCCCCCCGCTGCCCGACGGCGTCCTGGCCATGCCGCACATCCGGAGGAACTAAGGAGAATATGCCCCAGAACGACGTGGCCCACGAGCCGCCGCTGCTGACCGAGCCGAAGGACGGGGTGCCTGCGGTGATCAGCACTGCTCGCGGCCTCCGGCGGGCAGCTGATGGTCTGGCAGCAGGCACCGGACCCGTGGCGGTGGACGCCGAGCGGGCCTCCGGCTTCCGGTACGGGCAGCGTGCGTTCCTCGTGCAGCTCAAGCGTGAGGGCTCCGGAATCTGGCTGATCGACCCGGAGGCGTTCACCGAGCAGACTCCCCTCTCTCCCGTCCAGGAGGCGCTCGGGGACGCCGAGTGGATCCTCCACGCCTCCACCCAGGACCTCCCCTGCTTGGCTGATGCAGGAATGCACCCGCACCGGCTCTTCGACACTGAGCACGCAGCCCGGCTCGCCGGGCTGCCGAAGGTAGGCCTCGGGGCAGTGACCGAGCAGCTGCTCGGTGTGCGGCTCGCCAAGGAGCATTCCGCTGCTGATTGGTCGAAACGTCCGCTGCCGGAGGACTGGCTTCGCTACGCAGCCCTCGACGTCGAGCTGCTGGTGGAGCTCAGGGGGAAGCTGCAGGAGCTCCTCGCCGAGCAGGGCAAGTCCGACTGGGCCGAGCAGGAGTTCGAGTACCTCCGGACCTTCAAGCCCGCCCAGCTGCCCCCTGAGGAGCGATGGCGGAAGACCACCGGGCTCAATAGGCTGAAGTCCCCGCGGAAGCTGGCCATCCTGCGCGAACTGTGGAACGCCCGGGAGTCCCTTGCTGAGAGCAAGGACATCGCACCAGGGCACCTCCTGCCTGACTCGGCCCTGGTGGCCGCCGCGGATGCGCAGCCGCGCACCGTCCCCCAGCTGCTGGATGTCCCAGGCTTCCATGGCCGCGCGGCCAAGCGGGAGGCGCCCCGATGGCTGCGAGCGGTCCAGAACGGCGCCAAGGCCGAGGATCAGCCGGTCAAGCAGGGCAGAGGCTCGGGCGGCCCTCCCCCACCGCGAACCTGGCGGGATCGGAGCCCGGAGGCGTTCGCGCAGTTCCGCACCGCTCGGGCGCGGGTGCACCGGCATGCTGAGAGCATCAGCGTGATGCCCGAGACGCTGCTGGCGCCGGCAGTGCTGAAGCAGCTCTGCTGGAGCCCGCCGGAGTCTGTCGATCTTGAGACGGTCAGCTCCGCCATGGCGGAGCTGGGGGCGCGCCCCTGGCAGGTCGACCAGACGGCCGCGATCGTTGCCGTGGCAATGCTGGACCCTGACCCAGTGGGCGAGTGATGAGCTGTTCGGCGGGCGGGTGCGCGCCCCGGCGCGACTTTCTGAAGGCGACCGCCCTGAGCGGAGCGGCCCTGGCTCTTGCCGCATGCGGCGGAGGCGGCTCAGAGGATCCGGACGCTGAGCGTCTGTGGACAGATGTTGCTCCCGAGGAGAACCTTCCAGCCGGTGAGGCGGGGGTCGCTGAGGTCGGTGACCGGATGCTGCTGGTCTACCGCCCTGATGAGGAGAGCGTGATGGTCTTCTCATCGGTATGCCCGCATGAGGGCTGCGCCGTGGGGATGGATGGGGAGCATTTTGAGTGCCCCTGCCACGGTTCCCAGTTCGAGTTCACGGGCGAACGCATCGCCGGCCCCGCGCAGGAGGACCTGACCTCCTACGAGGCAGAGATCACCGAGGGAATGATCCGCGCCCGCCTCTGAGGCATTCGACGCCCCAGCTTCCCCGCGGCCATCAGCGGGGGCGCTGCTGGAAGATCGGAATCTCCCCGGTGGGCAAGTCCTCTCCGGGCAGCCGACGTGCAAACGGAACCTTGGTGCCGAGCACCTGGGCGACGGTGTCCTGAGCGATCTGCGCGGCAGTGAGGCCGACCCGCTCCAGCACCTGGTCCCGGGAGCCGTGCGCCAAGAACTCCACCGGCAGGCCCACCTCATTCAGGGCAGTGTCCACCCCGGAGGCACGCATCTCCTGGCGAATCCGGGAGCCCACTCCCCCGGCCTTCACGCCGTCCTCGATGCAGACGACGATCCGATGCCGAGCAGCAAGGGACACCACCGAGGCAGGCACCGGCAGCACCCAGCGCGGATCGACCACAGTGGCAGTGATGCCCTGGTCCTCCAGACGCTTGGCAAGATCCAGGGACAGCTCCCCCATGGTGCCCACCGAGACGACGAGCACATCGTTGGAGTACACGCCGTCCTGGGGCGCGGTGCTGGCGTGGAGCACGTCCACCCCATCATCGAACCGCTCCAGGGCGCCCAGCTCGTCATTGACCGAACCCTTGGAGAACCGGACCACAGTGGGCGCGTCCTCCACGGCCACCGCCTCGCGCAGCTCCTCCCGCAGGCGGGTGGAGTCCCGCGGCGCCGCAATCCGCAGGCCCGGGACGATCTGCAGCAGAGACAGGTCCCACATGCCGTGGTGGCTCGGACCGTCGGGACCTGTCACACCGGCACGGTCCAGCACCAGGGTGACCCCGGCCCTGTGCAGCGCCACGTCCATCAGCAGCTGGTCGAAGGCGCGATTCAGGAAGGTCGCGTACACAGCGATCACAGGGTGAAGCCCGCCGTAGGCCAGACCCGCGGCCGAGGTGACCGCGTGCTGCTCGGCGATCCCGACGTCGTAGACACGCTCGGGGAAGCGCGCCGCCATCGTGGAGAGGCCCACGGGGGTCATCATGGCGCCGGTGAGCGCGACGACGTCCTCACGCTCCTCAGCGATGGCGGCGATCTCCTCCTCGAACACCGACGTCCAAGAGCGCGCCGAGCCCCGGGAGACCGGGTCCCCGGTCTCAGGGTCGATGACGCCGACGGCGTGCATCTGATCAGCCTCGTCGGCTCGGGCAGGCGCATAGCCGCGCCCCTTCTCCGTCATCGCATGGACCAGCACCGGGCCGCCGTAATTGCGGGCGTCGGTGAGCGCCTCCTCGAGGGCCGCCTGGTCATGCCCATCGATGGGGCCGATGTACTTGATGCCCAGGTCCTCGAAGAGCCCCTGCGGGTTCCAGAAGTCCTTCGCGCCCTTCTTGGCGGCGTGCAGGCTGCGGTAGACCATCTGCGACATCGGGCCGCCGTCCTGCAGCCGATGCTTCGTGCCGTCCAGCAGGTTCTCGTAGACACGGTGAGTGCGCACCTTGTCGAGGACACCGCGCCTCAGTTTGTAGAGCTGGTCCGCCAGCCCGCCCACCGTCGGGGCGTAGGAGCGGCCGTTGTCGTTGACGACGATCACCACCCGCCGGTCCTTGTCCGCCGCGATGTTGTTGACGGCCTCCCATGCCATGCCGCCGGTGAGCGCGCCGTCGCCGATGACGGGGATCACGAAGCGATCTCCCTCCCCCCGCAGCTGGTAGGCCCGGGAGATGCCGTCCGCCCACGAGAGGGATGAGGAGGCGTGGGAGGACTGAACGATGTCGTGAGGCGACTCAGACCGCTCCGGGTAGCCGGAGAGCCCGCCCTGCTTGCGCAGAGTGGTGAAATCCTGACGGCCGGTGACCAGCTTATGCACGTAGGACTGGTGGCCGGTGTCGAAGATGATTGAGTCCCGCGGGGAGTCGAACACCCGGTGGATGGCCAGGGTCAGCTCCACGACGCCGAGGTTGGGCCCCAGGTGTCCGCCGGTGGCCGAAACGTTGGCGATGAGGAAGGCGCGGGTCTCTTCCGCAAGGCGCTCGAGCTGCTCGGCGCTGAGGCGGCTCAGGTCCTGCGGAGACCCGATGGTGGGCAGAATGCTCATCCGACTATGGTACCCAGCCCCGCCGGCGCAGGCTCAACATTCTGGGCGCAGCAGAGCGGGGCCCGGCCGCCTAGGCCGAACCCCGCTCTGTCTGTCTGATGTCAGCGCGAAGGCTGATCCTCAGCGAATCAGACGGCGTTCTTCACCAGCCCCCGCAGCACGTACTGCAGGATGCCGCCGTTGCGGTAGTAGCCGGCCTCACCAGGGGTGTCGATCCGGACCACGGCGTCGAACTCGATCGTGCCGCCGTCCTCCTTGGTCGCGGTGACCTGGAGAGTGGAGGGAGTCTCACCGTCATTGAGCTTCTCGATGCCCTCGATGTCGAAGGTCTCGAATCCGGTGAGGCCGAGGGTCCCAGCGGATTCGCCCTCGGGGAACTGCAGGGGCAGCACTCCCATGCCGATGAGGTTCGAGCGGTGGATGCGCTCGAAGGACTCGGCGATGACGGCCTTCACGCCCAGCAGACGGGTGCCCTTGGCGGCCCAGTCACGGGAGGAGCCGGAGCCGTACTCCTTGCCGCCGAGGACGACCAGCGGGATTCCCGCCTCCTGGTAGTTCTGTGCGGCGTCGTAGACGTA
The sequence above is drawn from the Nesterenkonia populi genome and encodes:
- a CDS encoding DUF3000 domain-containing protein — its product is MSVFGPAAEAAARRVSAAAGRASDAPAAERLPGSFLSALHQLRSARPRAEALVEEVPAPVKLAPYAVALRAEVLNAAPDPGSSAPRLRPVNNDEETLAVGRFILLHDPAGQESWGGTFRVVIYIRAELEPEMGNDPLLAEVAWTWLSDSLAQHGVRHSAAGGTATRILSESFGSLRARQSTNDVELRASWTPAGEGFDSHLEAWADMVCSFAGLPPLPDGVLAMPHIRRN
- a CDS encoding HRDC domain-containing protein — its product is MPQNDVAHEPPLLTEPKDGVPAVISTARGLRRAADGLAAGTGPVAVDAERASGFRYGQRAFLVQLKREGSGIWLIDPEAFTEQTPLSPVQEALGDAEWILHASTQDLPCLADAGMHPHRLFDTEHAARLAGLPKVGLGAVTEQLLGVRLAKEHSAADWSKRPLPEDWLRYAALDVELLVELRGKLQELLAEQGKSDWAEQEFEYLRTFKPAQLPPEERWRKTTGLNRLKSPRKLAILRELWNARESLAESKDIAPGHLLPDSALVAAADAQPRTVPQLLDVPGFHGRAAKREAPRWLRAVQNGAKAEDQPVKQGRGSGGPPPPRTWRDRSPEAFAQFRTARARVHRHAESISVMPETLLAPAVLKQLCWSPPESVDLETVSSAMAELGARPWQVDQTAAIVAVAMLDPDPVGE
- a CDS encoding ubiquinol-cytochrome c reductase iron-sulfur subunit — encoded protein: MSCSAGGCAPRRDFLKATALSGAALALAACGGGGSEDPDAERLWTDVAPEENLPAGEAGVAEVGDRMLLVYRPDEESVMVFSSVCPHEGCAVGMDGEHFECPCHGSQFEFTGERIAGPAQEDLTSYEAEITEGMIRARL
- the dxs gene encoding 1-deoxy-D-xylulose-5-phosphate synthase, translated to MSILPTIGSPQDLSRLSAEQLERLAEETRAFLIANVSATGGHLGPNLGVVELTLAIHRVFDSPRDSIIFDTGHQSYVHKLVTGRQDFTTLRKQGGLSGYPERSESPHDIVQSSHASSSLSWADGISRAYQLRGEGDRFVIPVIGDGALTGGMAWEAVNNIAADKDRRVVIVVNDNGRSYAPTVGGLADQLYKLRRGVLDKVRTHRVYENLLDGTKHRLQDGGPMSQMVYRSLHAAKKGAKDFWNPQGLFEDLGIKYIGPIDGHDQAALEEALTDARNYGGPVLVHAMTEKGRGYAPARADEADQMHAVGVIDPETGDPVSRGSARSWTSVFEEEIAAIAEEREDVVALTGAMMTPVGLSTMAARFPERVYDVGIAEQHAVTSAAGLAYGGLHPVIAVYATFLNRAFDQLLMDVALHRAGVTLVLDRAGVTGPDGPSHHGMWDLSLLQIVPGLRIAAPRDSTRLREELREAVAVEDAPTVVRFSKGSVNDELGALERFDDGVDVLHASTAPQDGVYSNDVLVVSVGTMGELSLDLAKRLEDQGITATVVDPRWVLPVPASVVSLAARHRIVVCIEDGVKAGGVGSRIRQEMRASGVDTALNEVGLPVEFLAHGSRDQVLERVGLTAAQIAQDTVAQVLGTKVPFARRLPGEDLPTGEIPIFQQRPR